In Amia ocellicauda isolate fAmiCal2 chromosome 3, fAmiCal2.hap1, whole genome shotgun sequence, the DNA window AGGGACAAGCAGGCGTATAATCGTCCTGTTCATTTCCACACATTcgtcttgttgtttttgtttccgaAATGAGAGTTTAGGTTTAGAATCCAGTATCTGGTTTCTtggtttataaattaaaaaagcaaattTAATTTTAGAACCGAAAACTGCTTGTGCTGGCGCTCAGTGGGCTGTGTTGGGGGACAGCAGAGAGGCTGATGGCTGGAAACGGCAGGGGCTGAGAAGTGATCTGGTTATTCCAGGAAGTTCGAAAATCTCTGTGATTAAGAGTTTGGAAACTTCATTGGGGtgcagctgtgtgtttgtgggagGATGATGCGTGTTTACAGCAGCTACAATCACACAATGGCTTGACCAGCCTTCTTGCCTCTCCTGGCACAGCCCTGCAGATTACATCATCCTTGATTTCCATAATACAGGTGACATCTCCCGATCCCAAAGTGCTGAGCCGTCTGTGTTGATGTCTTGCTGCTCCTTTGGATTTTTGTGCACATTCTGGGGCTGGGAGTTCTGGTTTATGGACTCATTCCTTAGCCTTTTTTTTACCCCATGAAGTGCCTCTAATGTTCAGATCATGAAAGAAAGCtttgagtttgttttttttcctccttttttcCCTCATCTTATATCTGTCCCCCTTGTGGCTCAACAAACACTCACAAGTCACCAGATTCTCATCAGACATCAGATGATCactttaaactgtgtaaataaatgcacattAGGATGAAGTCATGGCACCATATGTTTATGTTAGATATAGAAAGCAAACATCCGCCCAGTCCCCGTTTGACTTGGTAAAGTCCGAGCAGCTCCCACCCAAAGGGATCGAGAGCAGTTTGACTCATTTTTCAGAGCTCGTTTTTCTGGCAGAAGCCCAGGACTAAATGGCCAGGGGGGGATGAGTGTACGCTGGAAAATATACACGAAAGAGAACAGTTATATAGTAGCGTTTTCTAACTCTCACTACTCTCAGAGCTTCCTGTGGGTTTGTAGTCTGTAGTTTTGGATCATTTGCACACgacattgtgtttactgggccTTTTATTTCTATGTTGGCATACACTTCCTGGAGCAATTCTCAGGAAACTGTAGTACAAGTCAGCAGTTTGTGGTCACCATTGCATGTGACGCTGTGAATAAATACCAAATCAGTtgatatttaatgtaaaaagcaAACATCCACCCTGTACCCTGTTGAACTTGGTAAAGTCTGACCCGACTCCACCCTCTCTGTCCACACGACCGCCCAGCTGTTTGTTCTTTCCTTTTGGTCCTGCCAGTCTTTGTGTTTGCTTTTGACAAATAGGTCTCTGACAATGTGTGTTATATGGGTTTCAGGGTGGGGTTGCGgtttcaattataataatattaaaactcCTGCTGCTGGTCCTCGAGTAAAGCCTGTCATAGGAACATGCCGGCCACGTCATCTCCTGTCAACAATTGTCAAGAAGACAAAAAGCTGCCAACCACCCTGGTATTAGCCATTAGCCCTTCTCCTCACTGACAGCAGGTCATTTTTAAATCTGGTTTGATTTGGTCAGATGTTAAAACCAGATTTAGTTTTATAAACTCAGATTAGCCCACTCTCTAACTTAATTTGTGTCAGTAGCACCCTGTTGGACCCTGCTGTGTTTATTAGTGTCTGCGATTCTGTCTGCTGTGCTGTACTTACCAGGGTAGAGATCACAATTAATGTTATAATTAGCAATGCACTCACACTGCCTGATAAAAATGTTATGCAGTGCATGAGTAAAACATCTGATGTTGCAGATGTACCCTAGAACAACTCATGGACCTCCACTATGCTTGCTGTGTATCTGACGCTTTAAGGATATCATGCCATACTTCTATATTATGACTGTCACCAGTTTTAGTTGCTGTCAAATCAACTGCCTTGGTCCAGGTGTGCATTGTTCGTCTGATGTCTGTCCTGTACACCGCAGCATCTCCTTATTTGCAAAgcttcctctctgtctctctctctctcacatagcAACAGACAAAAGCAATAAATGTGCAAACTAATGGCAAGCCAAGTGCTGCCGTGAACTCTTAACAGCCCCTTGATTTATCGTGTGCAAGCAGTGCTGCCTGCTGTAAAATGTAACAATTACTGGCTTAATTAATAAATGGCTGCCATGCGCCATAATGCACTCAATCTACtatgctttctctctctccctctctctcacaggaGCTGTGTGCTGACCCTCATTTGTTTGTTCATGGGATTAGTGCCCATGACTTGCACCAGGGACAGCTGGGAAACTGCTGGTTTGTGGCAGCCTGCTCCAGTCTAGCCTCCCGGGAATCTCTATGGCAGAAAGTAAgcttttgtactgtattttccaGATTTGTAATGATTGTACAAGTCTGTTTGGTCGTAAGTCATATCTGCTGAGGGGGAACTGTTCTAATACTCCGATTCTTCTTGGTTTTCAGAGTAATACATACTCCTCCTGCCCATTCAAAAAAGGATAAAAACCTTTTTGAGGGACAATCACCATTTGGTCCCTTGTTAGTTCCCAGAGAATCTCTTCCCTCGGTTAGACCCTGATGGagaagtgaaaaacagtttGTCATTCACTCAGAGATGATTAACTAGGACAAACATTAATGGAAACAGAAACGTCAATAATAGTGATTACCACCTCCTGAACATGGATATGAAGCAACAGAAACAAATGCACTTAGAAACAGGGGATTGAGGATGTCTTTAGTGGTTTAAGAGTGAAAGTCTCTCAGTCAATTTCAGCTTGCAATGCAGATTTTACCCTTATTCCTGTGTCTTTCGATGGTTGTGATCCAGAAAGACTGGGCACCCTCCCAACCACACGCAGGGCTCTGTCTGATTGTATTACACTGCTGAGGTCTCTGTGGTCCATTAGGCATACCCTATTAAACTGAAATCTCAGGGAATACGGTTACGGTTATAATGACAATATGGAAGCTGTGGAAAATTACAATGCAAAGCTAAACCTCATCCTATTATCCATTTTCTCATCAGTTCATATGAGAATTCCCGTTCGTATTAACCGTGCACTTGCTTCAGAGAGGATTTGCATGTGGAAGATTACAGTCTCAGTAGTGTTATTTAAATAGTTCCTGCAGGCGAAAGAGGAACTTGTTTTTTCTTAGTTACTATGGTATCTTTCAGTGTCCTGTGCTGCAGCGGGGGTTGTTATAGAGGAACTTGTAAGAATATATGAAGCGTAATGTTGAAAATTAGGTTCTAGGTAGAGATTATTCTTGACCCTTAAAATATCATCCAAAAGCCTACCATGGtttcatttatataaaaaagtatatatttttgttgattTCTTACTACATGGTAATTTATTAGGTGATGGGTATTTAAAGAATACCTTTAAGGTATTAAGACAACATAGGTGGTGCTGAAAAGTGTAATATGTTGTGGGAGTTTGACACAGAAATGTCAAGGTTTGGTTTCTGTGTCTTgttctttataaaataaacaaatcctgTTTGTCAGAGATTGTGACAAACCATGTCTGATAATGGGTATAGGCTCTTGCTAGATAACGGGTATAGGCTCTTGCTGTACATATGTACTCCTCTAAGTCAACACATGCTCACACACGTCTCGCTAACAGGTTGTTCGGGTTTGAGGCAGTAGCCAGTGCGGTTGCTAGGGACTGCCAGAGGTGTGGCGGTGTGCGTCTGTGGAAGTCATGGTGGCGGGTGGGAAGCAGCTGTTAATGACTTTTTCTGGAGGAGCTGAttaaaactgacctttaaaaGATGCAGATTTCTGAGTTTACCTAGCCCTGCATCTTTGAGcctatgatttttattttgttttaaaataataatctaatagCGCTGTTTCATGAGGCACAGTTTCTGTCACATGGGACAGACCATGCCTGTTTCACACTGCACATTAGGAAAATGTTATATAAACACAGTAGAAAATGACTGAATAAATAGTATAAAAGGAGAGGTGGGGGCTTTTGTTTTCACACAAGTGATTCCCTCTGCTTGCTTTTGCTAAAAGGACATTCTTATAATTGAAaaccaattaaaaatacaaaaattaaatagaacataatacatttaatctctGGGAATGGAGCCAGACTGCTCCCCAGCAAACGGTGAGATTTAGGGAAATGTGTCAAATGGATACCAAATCCTTTggttgtttttcatgtttttcactgtgTCACCCCACCCTCAGCCAAAATATAAGGCTATTTTTAGGGGGGGAGAGTTTCCCTTTCCTGAAATAACTGCTTATAACAGCGGAAACGGATGCTTTATCATTCCTAATGGAGGCAGATGTTTTTGTTAAAGTACAGAACCAGAACACTGATGAGCTGTGAGTGTTTTGAAACTTAGTGTGTACAGGATCTAACTAATGCTTTACAGTGTTGAGCTATATATTTATCAAACTTGGCCAATGCTGTTGTGAATCTATATGATCTGTCATCACATCAAACCCCTGAACCCGACTAATTTGTTGCGGGCAGCACGTCATTTAAGGTGGGATGACAATGCTCTCCTGTTTCGCCGGTAAGTGTTTGAGATCGTGTGAACCCCGGCGAGTGTAGCTGTTTGGCGGTGGGAGCTATATCTGGCTGATCTGATTAACAATTCTCTTTCACACTTCGCTCCATGGAGCCCTGGCGCGCatagacccccccacccccccgaggCCTCATTAGCATGTATTCTTGCTTGCATTGTGTTGACGCTTTCACTGGAACATCCTCTCCCCAGCTCCCCAATGTTTTCACCTACATTGAAGGTTTTCCAGCCTTGTAGTTCCACATAATACCTTGCTCTCCTGACAGGTAAATGTTAGCCCCCCCCACTCCTAGATTCTGGCTTAGGGCCCGTGGGCTGCTGTCGTTTTTTTCTTTGGGACTTGATCGCAAAGTGTAAAATGTCCTTAAGCTTATAAGCACACTCTTACCCTATTGTCTAAAGTGAACCTTGTCCTTGTACACAGCCCAGATTTATTTAAGAAGGGAGATCCATTAATCTTCTATTAGTTTTGATTGATAATGCAAATCAAAAGCTAGGAAGGACCTTTCAGTCACTTAAACAAGGTTATTTGTTTGGCACAGGTTTCAGAAACACACCAAGCACATACCCTACACTTTGAATTGTCTAGTTATATAACATGGTTGCTATACACATCCTAGGGGATTGATATGAGGATTATATTTCATATTCCCTGGGAAGCCGTGCTCTGCGTTACATTGTTACAGTAATAATCTTATCGGGATCCTGGGAGATGCATATGATTTCCAGTCTTTAGTCTGGTATTAAAGGCCTTGTTAAATAAACACCTGGTTTGTTTGGTTTATTAGAGGTGTACTTTAATGGAGAAAACCCAAACACACTGATAAAGTTTGGTATTTAAGAGCTCATATTATGAGATGCTAATAATTCATAGGCTGTTAATAAAGCAGTAGTATGATTACAACTTTGTACTCTGAAGAGTTTCTCTCCTAACCGGCTACTGTTTTTCGACATTTTGTCCTGATAATTATTTTCGCAGCACAGAGGCTGTCATCATTAGTTAAATGTGATTAGTGGAATATTTTAGTAAAATCAGGCCTGTCTGGCTAATTAATGACACTTTCCTATTAAAATGGGATTATTAATAGTACAGATAATTGAGACAAAAAGGTACTTTTCTAAAATCGCCCCTTAAAAGTGACCAGAAGATCTAATGTAAtgtagaaatacattttatattcgaTTCTATAGAGACCATCTTTTCTGTCTTGTAACCTAcatatttgaattatttattttattgtcaataTTGAATCGCTTTGGACAGATGTCATTATGCCTTGTGATAGTGACCATGAATTCCCAGCCCCCAAAAATAGTAGCAACTTCACAAAAAGGCTCAAAATCCATGAATTGCTGCACACACAATTTATTTAAGGAATTGTACTAAGGTGTACCACACTGTGGTAGTGCTCCACAAAGTGACACAATGACTAATTTATATCAAGGACTGTTCACAAAAGTAAGACAGATCTCTGAAGGTCATGCAGAAGATGAAATGGAGGAAGAAATGCAACCAAAATCAGCCGTTCGGCTGAAGACTGCAATCAAAGGCTCCCATTTTTTATTGTGGTTGCATTTCTTAAATGGCGTGCCCTGCTGTCAGCTGACTCTCTGGCCTCGGTCCTGTCAGAAGTGGGAGAGCAGAGATGTCTGTCTTACAGATAATTCCCATTTTTGTACACCCATTTTCAAACCTTTGAAAAAGTCTGACAATATAAATTTCTACTTGAATTCAGCTCAAGTTTGCAGCATTAGTTATCTGCCATAGTGCATAAATCATTAATCACATGAGTTTGGTTGGGGGGGGTCCTCTCTGTGcccattttacaaatttaaatggaaaatgtaatttaaataactTGTAAATAAACTGCAAACATGAGGTGCAAACCATAAATGTATGTGTGCCAGCTTTTGCAATACTGACATTTCATACCACTGATAAAAATATATGGAAATATAGTTTCCAAAATAAATTACCACCttgattaaattaacaaaatgtgtAATAGTTTTCaaatcttatttttatttgaatgttaatgGAAACTTTCCTAATGGAGAACCGGAATTGGGAAAATCACCATGCCCAAAATGTAAATCCCTATAACCTATCCCCCTTATTGTGCCGTTACAATCTTCATGAGGTGAACAATTGTGAAGCTGAATTAGAACAAGGTCAagattttttaattagtttgatCAATTGGATTTATATGTTTGAAGCTTGGTTTTTTCTGATGTAAGCTGTGCAAAATGAGAGCCATAGCTAAAAGTTACTGTTCGTTGCAATTCAATATCCTGATTAGAACCTAAGGGAGTATGACATAGATTTCAATCAATGCCACTGAAGCTGCACTAACGGGCTGCTGGCAAAACCTCAGTGTTTATCTAACCCTCTCCGCACTGGCACACTGGTGAAAACCTGCCTTCTGTTTTAGTCAGTAACGTGGAGTGTAGAGAGAGTTTGGGAGATAAGACTTCGAGAGTCTAGACTGTCCCTGGCTGTAAATGCAGCATGCTAATGTCTATAatagtgcattttttttttaagagtttATTGTTAAAACCCTTCACATCATTGCATTCAGTGTCTCACGTATGCACATTTATCTGATAAActattgtatttaataattccatttaaaaatattactttATTAATGATATACATCTATAATGAAACTGATAACATCAAATAACACCTGCCTGTACCATTCATAATGAATTCTACTGCTAATCTATAACAGAAGCCACTGTTTAGAAGATAAGCGAAATCATGAATGAGGAAAAGTAATGTTTATAATACTCTTTGCTTTTACCACTCATTTCCTCATTCCTATAAGGATAAAGCATGCTATACACTCTGTGCGTTGGCAGTTGTGCAGTAGATCTACAGTATTGATGTGACTAAAGCCACTGGTATACAAGGTGAATATGAAGAAGAGTATGTGCTACTCTGCAGCCGTGCTCTCCAGTATTCAGGAAACATGGCTGTTTCAGAGGGCATGGAGGGAAAGATCAGAAACAGTGCAACCACAAGaccagaaatacaaaacagcCTAACCCTGGAATTACACCCCGCATCCCTGACCCCTTACGGAGATGCCTTGAAGGCTATGGAGCAGTTAATGTTGGCCGGTTCGGTGCCGTCCTCGAAGGATAAAAGGAAGTACATCACTTTCCGGATTTTGGCCAGCTCTGCTATCCGCTCCCCGAACTCCTGGGTGTCTGCCTCGTAGCACTGCACCTGTTCCTCCCCGGATTTCTTCCAGAAGATGCCCGCCGGCTCTAGCAGCTGCCTGGTCATGAGGTTGGTGAGGTCGGGCGTCCAGAGCTGGGAGATGCCCGTGATGGTGATCTTGCCCGGTACGGAGAGCTGGATGCTCCACCTCTGGAAGCGCAGGTTCTGCTGCGAGAAATCCAGGCGGTACACCACCTCCTGGGGCCGCAGCAGCCTCTCGCCGTCCTGGGGCCTGTGGTTGCGCTGCTGCAGGCTCTGCACCCTCAGACGCATGACCTCCGTCAGCTGGGTGTCTTCCTGGAAGGGCAGCTCTAGTACCGAGGCCatggttgctgctgctgctgctgttgtctgtgtgttgtctgtCTCCCTCGCTCCCTTGCTCGCTGCCCGGTCCTGATCTGCACAGAGCCCCGTCTCTCTGCTGTGTTTGGGACTGTATTGATTCGATTGCATGTACACTTCGCGGAGGGGTTGATGGGTGCAGGGGGGCGGGTGATAATGTTGGCGTGATGTGTGGTAGTGCTAGGCAACAAAGGCTAATGACGTACAAAACTGCAACCCAGGGAGTTTCCTTTGGGCATTTGGGAGGacttgatgtatttatttatttatatacttatttatttacatgtgcTGTGCCGTGACGCTTGTGCGCTGCTAAATGGCTGGTATATGAGTTTATTAAGCGACTCCCCATATTGCAGTTTTCCAATTTACAGTTCAGGTTGGTTTATATCCTGGCATATAGACTCATTATTGGTGCCTTTCGAATGCTTCCCTGCCCTACTTACTGGTACCCAACGCCGAGCTTCATGTAGTGATGCAGAGTGAAAGCATGTcatagcaacaacaacaaaacagtgaATGAAAGCATGGCAGTACCACAGTTGGATGATGACACAGTGAAGTACATCATTGCTTTGTGAATTTTCTGCTGTATTAGTTTAGGGGCTGCTTTAGGTCTGTGCTGTTTTATTTGAAGGTATTTTAATAGTGTAGCCATTTG includes these proteins:
- the ompa gene encoding olfactory marker protein a — its product is MQSNQYSPKHSRETGLCADQDRAASKGARETDNTQTTAAAAATMASVLELPFQEDTQLTEVMRLRVQSLQQRNHRPQDGERLLRPQEVVYRLDFSQQNLRFQRWSIQLSVPGKITITGISQLWTPDLTNLMTRQLLEPAGIFWKKSGEEQVQCYEADTQEFGERIAELAKIRKVMYFLLSFEDGTEPANINCSIAFKASP